The genomic region GAAGACGTGCCAACATGGGGTGGATTGAAACACCAGGAACGCTGTGGATTCCGACATTCCTACCGCTTGCATAGCCGCCATAGCTGGCTGATATCGAAATGATAGTTAGAGGGAATTTCAAAATAATCGTCTTCCGAGGCAGTCTCCCGTTGGTATTGCGCCCAGCAGCTCCACGAAAAGCCGCCGCTACCATCGTATAACCATGAGAAGGGACCGACCACGATGAAGACCGGACTACTGGCAATTGCCGCGCTCGTGACTGTGGAACTGGTTTGCACTTCCTTCGCTGCCGAAGCACAGACGCACCAAGTTTTAAAGATGCAAAAGACGCTTGATAATGAAGATCCGGTGGCCGGTGCAAAACAGGCCTGCGACAATTTCGGTGCGTTGGCAGCAAAGAGTGATACGGCCCAGTTGGTCAATGGCTTTTACGCAGAAAACGCGACGTACATCGGCCCGACGCTACCTGGTGGCATCCTGATCGGTCGGGAAGCAATTCGAAAAAGCTATGCGGAAGCACCTGCGGACGTCACGTTCAAAGGCACTTGCGAGCACACCCAGAAGCTCAGCGACACAGTCGTTGCCATCAGCGGCCATTGGATCGCAACCCCAAACGACCCTAATAAGGGCGAGGCCCGCAAAGGTAGTTTCGCCCTTATCTTTGTAAAAGAGGGTGGAAAATGGCTCACGGCGGTAGACAGCTGGAACATTGAACTGCCGCCACCACTGGCCAAGGCCCAATAGCGGGAGAAGTTTGCGCAGCGCCTCAAACGGGACCAGCTTGAAGGCGTACGCTTTGTCGAAGATCGGCTGCAGATCTCGCCGGTTAAGACGGCGGTCTCCCCCGAAGCGGAAGCGCTCGCCGATCGGCTCGATGCGATGATGCCGCGCATTCACATCACCGAACTCCTGCACGAAGTCGCTCGCGAAACCGGCTTCATGGCGGCCTTCACAAACCTGCGCACCGGCGAAAGCTGCCCCAACGAGAGCGCACTTCTCGCCGCCATTCTGGCCGATGCCACCAATCTTGGTCTCTCCCGGATGGTGACCGCCAGCCAGGGCGTGACGCGCGATCAACTCATCTGGACGCAGGATGCCTATGTCCGAGACAATACCTATCGGGCAGCGCTCGCCACCATCATCAATGCTCATGCTTTTTTAATGGGAGCGGTCGCTGCACTCGCCGGATTGATGGACAGGGAGATTGCTCGCCCCGCCGCCGCGCACTACGTGCTTGCGATCAAATCGGAGAGGAACGCCGCCTATGTTTCGTCTGTTCACCATTCTTATGCTGGTCGCCATCGCTCCCTCAAATATCCGCGCGATAACGGTTTGTGGCGGTGAGACAGCGTGCACGGTCCGCCAAGGGGATTATCGCATCGAATTGCCAATGGATGGGGATCTTCGCGGTGTTTATGTCTATTTCCATGGGTTCAAGAGCTCCGCCAAGTTGCAGATGGAGCAGCGCTCGTTGGTAAACATGACGCTCGCCCACCATCTTGCGTATGTTGCGGTCGATGGGATCGGCGGAAGCTGGTCCTTTCCCAATGGCGCCCGACCTGGACGAGACGAAAAGACCTTCGTGGGCGACGTTTTTGATGATCTGAGAAATCGATATGGGTTTACACCAGATAAGACCGTGATCGGTGGCTTCTCGATCGGGGCCTCGAGGGCTTGGTACACGGCCTGCGAACAGGGCGAGAGAACGGCAGCGATGGTAACGTTCTCCGGCGTGTTCTGGAATCCGCTTCCCAAGGCCAGTGACTGCGTCACCGGCATTCCGCCGATGGTGCATTTCCATGGGACGGCAGACCGGACATTCCCACTCGCAGGGCGCGCCGTCGGAGCGGATTCTCATCAAGGCGACGCTTTCAAGAGCATGGCGATCATGCGCGAACGGGCTAAGTGCAATATTAAGGACACCAAAAAAATCACGCTGGATGGCATCCTTTGTAGCAGCGTCCCTGACTGTCTCCGCGGTGACCTCATCATGTGCATCCATAACGGCGGCCACAAGGCTCGCGCCGATTGGCTTGATGCCGGCCTGACGGCTGTCGGCTTTCCAAAATGAGGACTGTCGCTTACGGCGAATACTAGCATGTCCAGCGTAACAATGTCTTAGCGTCAAAAAATACTGCGCACCGGGATTCTGATTGGCGAAAATGCCAGGGTTCCTGCGAGCGACACGCTCGCGTTGCGTGAAGTGGACCGTTCCCGGCGCCTGGCGTCAATGGAGTGCTGTGACGCTCATGACGTCCAAGTATTTGGTTCTCAATTATTGCACTAGAATAGCCATGACCCGCATACCGAATTCCCCACCAAATCGCCCGAGCCGTCTGCGTTGTTGTCGGACGGCGTTGCTGCGGGAGCTGAATGGGTTAGTCGAGCAAGCGACTGCAGCTAGATGGGGTCGAGGTTTTTGTTGGACTGCCGACCTGTTGCAGAAGTAGTCTATGGCAGTAAGCTTTTGCGAAGCATGGTCGACTGGCACGACCTTATCCCTTCGAAGCCTGCCGTTCACTTCGACGTTCATCCATGTTTACGTCGGAGTTGCGCATCTCGATTTGCGAAAGCTCCGAAAGGATATCGTCGCGATCTTGATCGACATGCGGTGGAGGTCGGTCGAAACGCACCGGCGTTGCCGACATCTTGAGGGGATTTCCGAGAAGTCGCAGGGGGCGCCCGTCCTGCGTGTGCATCTCGACCACCATCTCGCGCGCCACGGTTTGCGGATAGGAAACGACCTGGTCGATCGTCGCCACCCGACCGGCGGGAGTTTCGGCGGCAATGAGACGCAGCTCCCAGTTTTCCGCCGTGTCCTTTTTTAACGCCTCGGTGACAAGCTGGTCCAGCGCTTCGATATTCACCACTCTGTCACGATTGCGAGCGAAGCGTTCGTCGTTGACTAGCTCCGGCGCGCCGATGGCCTCGCAGAAACGGGCAAACTGCTGATCGTTTCCGACTGCAATCGCTATTTCGCCATCAGCCGTCGTGAAAGTCTGATAGGGAGCGATGTTCGGATGCCTGTTTCCGATCCTTCCAGGCACTTTGCCGGACGTCAAATAGTTAGTTGCGGCATTGATGAGCCATGCGACCTGCGCATCGTAAAGCGCCAGATCGATATATTGGCCCTCGCCCGTGCGGTCGTGATGGCGAAGGGCGGCCAGAATGCCGACGGTCGCGTACATGCCGCACATGACATCGGCGATTCCCATGCCAACCTTGACCGGCCGTCCCCCATCCGCATCGCTCTCGCCGGTGATGCTCATGACACCGCCCATCGCCTGGATCAGGAAATCGTAGCCGGTGCGATCGGCGCAGGGGCCTGTCTGGCCGAAGCCGGAAATCGCGCACCAGACGATATCCGGCTTTATCTTCCTGATATCGTCATAGCCGAGGCCGCGGCGCGCAAGGTCTCCCCGCTTGTAGTTCTCGACGACGACGTCCGAAATGGCGGCCAATCTCTTGACTAGGGCGACACCATCGTCGCTTGCGAGATCAATCGCGATTGATCGCTTGTTGCGGTTGGCCGAGAGAAAATAGGCGCTGAGATCGCTGTCGCTTCCATCGGCATTCGGCGCGAAGGGCGGGCCCCAGCTGCGGGTATCGTCGCCGACATCGGGCCGCTCGACCTTGATGACCTGTGCGCCCAGGTCGGCGAGGAGCTGTGTCGCGGTCGGGCCCGCAAGGATGCGTGAGAGATCTAGAATACGCAGTCCTTCGAGGCTGGCGGGTTTCCGATGGTCAGTCATCAACGCCTCACGATTTCCAGGGAGAAAGTTTGAACCAACGAACCAGATAGGCGGTACCGATAAGTGTTGCGAACCCGATCAGGTTACCGACCACTTCGGCGCAGATCGTGCGGCCGGCATGATCGAGCGCGATGCCGATCGGCTGGGCGATCACCATGCCGGTTATAAAGACGGCAAGCGATTGCTGGCCGACGACGGATAAGACCCGAACGACCGGACCGCGCAGCCGCGATCCCCTTTCGCCGACCAGATGGACGGCAATGTAGCAGAGCGCCATGAAGTGAATGAAGCGCAGCAGGCCGAAATCGGTTTTGTCGGTCAGCGGAGCGATGCGCGCCGCAGCCATCTGGAAGAAGGGATGAGCTTCCTGGAAACGGACCCACGCGAAGGGCACCGTCACGATCACGAAGACGATTGCGAGCGACATCAGCCGGCGATCGTAGCCCGGCGCCGGTAGGACGCCGCGCATCAGGAAGAAACCCGTGAAGAACAGAAATTGCCAGCCGAAGGGATCGAAGAACCAGGAGCGATCCGACCACGGTTCAGCGGGCAGCCGTGTGAGGCCGAACTGTGCGGCTAACCACAGCAGGATCATCAAGACGAACGGCAGGGAGCGATCGACTTTCGAAGCAAGGATCATCAGCGGCATCAGCACCAGGATGACGATGTACATCGGAAGGATATCGAAATAGTTCGGCACGTAAGTCAGCATCAGCAGCCCGACCAGCAGATGGCCAGGATCCTTCATGAAGGGTACGAGGTTCAGGCTGTCGACATAGGTGACACCGTCATAGCGCGTTCCCGCGACTACCATGATGGCTGCCACTACGATGAAGATGACGACATGAGCCCAGAAGATCTGCCAGATGCGCTGGGCGACGCGGGCGATGAGAACGAACGCACCGCTACGGTCGAAAGTCGAACCGAAAGCAATGGCGCAAGCCATTCCCGATTGGAAGACGAACATCTCCGTGGCGTCCGAGAAACCGAAACGCGCCGGAATCCACAAAGCCCAGCCGTCGTTTGGTATGTGCGCCAGAAGAATGATGAGCATGCCGACACCGCGGAAGAAGTCCAGTCGCGGATCGCGCAGGCGTTTCACCTTCTGGGGGACCGGCTGTGAGGTCAGGCTCGGTTCAGAAGGCGCCGTCGTATGCGCGTGCGTCGAACCTGCAGGCGATAACCGTAAAGCTTGCTCGTTCGCCGGCAGCCTCAAGCTCGTCGCGGAAGGCATTTGCATTCTCCACATTTACGCCATGACCACCGAAACCCCGTGCGACGGCAGCAAAGTCAGTTTCACCGAGAGTGACGCCGGCCGGGGGTAGTCCGGCGGATGCTTGTTTGAGTGCGATCAAGGCAAGGGAGCGGTCTTGGAACACCACGATAGTGACCGGCAGCTTGAGGTCGCGGATGGTGGCGAGCTCGCCGATGCCCATCTCAAGGCCCCCGTCGCCTATGACCGCAAAAACTTTCCGGGACGGATCAGCGACTTTGGCACCAATGGCCAGCGGCAGCGCCGCGTTCATGGTGCAAAATCCTGCCGATTGCAGCAACGAGAGTGGTTTGGTCGCCACCCATTTCTGTGAGAGGAGGATGCGATGGGCACCGCTGTCGACAGTCACCAGCCCGTCGTCGCCCGCCATCTGGTTCAGCAGATCAACGATCGCGTGAGGACCCCAGGGCTGCCTGGTTGAAAAGATGCCCTGAAGATCGGATTTCGCGGCGGCGGGCTCACCGCCCGACCAGCCTTTGCGCGCAACGACAGAGCCGGCCAACGCCTGCAGCACTGTGCGGGGGGCGGCTGCAATTCTTATGCCGGCATGGTGCATGCCGTGGTCTGAAACGGCATTGGTGATATCGACCAGTTTTGATGGATCTTCCACGAAATCCAGCCAGCCGAGCCGCATTTCGATCGGATCATAGCCAATCATCAGCACGAGGTCTGATTCTCGCGCGAGATTCAGGAGGACCCGATCGGCAAGAGGGGAAAGACCGG from Sinorhizobium mexicanum harbors:
- a CDS encoding YybH family protein, giving the protein MKTGLLAIAALVTVELVCTSFAAEAQTHQVLKMQKTLDNEDPVAGAKQACDNFGALAAKSDTAQLVNGFYAENATYIGPTLPGGILIGREAIRKSYAEAPADVTFKGTCEHTQKLSDTVVAISGHWIATPNDPNKGEARKGSFALIFVKEGGKWLTAVDSWNIELPPPLAKAQ
- a CDS encoding alpha/beta hydrolase family esterase, with the protein product MFRLFTILMLVAIAPSNIRAITVCGGETACTVRQGDYRIELPMDGDLRGVYVYFHGFKSSAKLQMEQRSLVNMTLAHHLAYVAVDGIGGSWSFPNGARPGRDEKTFVGDVFDDLRNRYGFTPDKTVIGGFSIGASRAWYTACEQGERTAAMVTFSGVFWNPLPKASDCVTGIPPMVHFHGTADRTFPLAGRAVGADSHQGDAFKSMAIMRERAKCNIKDTKKITLDGILCSSVPDCLRGDLIMCIHNGGHKARADWLDAGLTAVGFPK
- a CDS encoding CaiB/BaiF CoA transferase family protein; translated protein: MTDHRKPASLEGLRILDLSRILAGPTATQLLADLGAQVIKVERPDVGDDTRSWGPPFAPNADGSDSDLSAYFLSANRNKRSIAIDLASDDGVALVKRLAAISDVVVENYKRGDLARRGLGYDDIRKIKPDIVWCAISGFGQTGPCADRTGYDFLIQAMGGVMSITGESDADGGRPVKVGMGIADVMCGMYATVGILAALRHHDRTGEGQYIDLALYDAQVAWLINAATNYLTSGKVPGRIGNRHPNIAPYQTFTTADGEIAIAVGNDQQFARFCEAIGAPELVNDERFARNRDRVVNIEALDQLVTEALKKDTAENWELRLIAAETPAGRVATIDQVVSYPQTVAREMVVEMHTQDGRPLRLLGNPLKMSATPVRFDRPPPHVDQDRDDILSELSQIEMRNSDVNMDERRSERQASKG
- a CDS encoding OpgC family protein, with product MKRLRDPRLDFFRGVGMLIILLAHIPNDGWALWIPARFGFSDATEMFVFQSGMACAIAFGSTFDRSGAFVLIARVAQRIWQIFWAHVVIFIVVAAIMVVAGTRYDGVTYVDSLNLVPFMKDPGHLLVGLLMLTYVPNYFDILPMYIVILVLMPLMILASKVDRSLPFVLMILLWLAAQFGLTRLPAEPWSDRSWFFDPFGWQFLFFTGFFLMRGVLPAPGYDRRLMSLAIVFVIVTVPFAWVRFQEAHPFFQMAAARIAPLTDKTDFGLLRFIHFMALCYIAVHLVGERGSRLRGPVVRVLSVVGQQSLAVFITGMVIAQPIGIALDHAGRTICAEVVGNLIGFATLIGTAYLVRWFKLSPWKS
- a CDS encoding thiamine pyrophosphate-binding protein is translated as MSQTTSFNRVADVLARTLHAHGVRHGFGVPGGEVVTLIDALQAAGIAFHLARHETPAAIMAAGASVISATPELLVTTIGPGLANAVNGIADALQERIPLVVISGVVDRATRARYTHQVIDHAQLLRPLVKASFEIEPDSVASTVARALAIATAEPAGPVHIDLSPAVAALASPNYGGVVPPLRFVPSVAVTDPAIRRLSDRIAAVERPLIIVGFEAARGHAGPALKQLAETIEAPVLTTYKAKGVLPEDHPLSLGAAGLSPLADRVLLNLARESDLVLMIGYDPIEMRLGWLDFVEDPSKLVDITNAVSDHGMHHAGIRIAAAPRTVLQALAGSVVARKGWSGGEPAAAKSDLQGIFSTRQPWGPHAIVDLLNQMAGDDGLVTVDSGAHRILLSQKWVATKPLSLLQSAGFCTMNAALPLAIGAKVADPSRKVFAVIGDGGLEMGIGELATIRDLKLPVTIVVFQDRSLALIALKQASAGLPPAGVTLGETDFAAVARGFGGHGVNVENANAFRDELEAAGERASFTVIACRFDARAYDGAF